One part of the Microvirga sp. TS319 genome encodes these proteins:
- a CDS encoding 2-methylaconitate cis-trans isomerase PrpF family protein: protein MPQIPVRAVYMRGGTSRAIVFRPEDLPKDKADWDPVFLAAIGSPDPNGRQLDGLGGGMSSLSKVAVVGPSRRPDADVDYTFAQVAVGEPLVQYKANCGNISSAIGPFAVDEGLVRPDGTVAKVRIHNTNTGKIIVAQFPIVDGKAAIEGDFHLDGVAGTGAPIRLSFLEPGGAATGRLLPTGNVQDFLEIEGGGRLAVSLVDAANPTVFVEAAALGFTGAEHPDELAGDPKALALFEALRVAAAVRMGIVADEDEARTRTRNLPIVSLLAAPGEATTLKGSRLSATDMDIMTRMISAGQPHRATPLTAAMCLAVAVRIKGTIASRLASSDPGSGADIRVAHPSGVIPVASVVEAKNGEAFAREAVVYRTARRLMEGAVLVPTRLIPKSPDGPGT from the coding sequence ATGCCACAGATTCCAGTTCGAGCCGTCTACATGCGGGGCGGAACCAGCCGAGCGATCGTCTTCCGGCCCGAGGATCTTCCCAAGGACAAAGCGGATTGGGATCCCGTCTTTCTCGCCGCGATCGGGAGCCCGGATCCGAACGGACGTCAGCTCGATGGGCTGGGAGGCGGGATGTCATCCTTGTCCAAAGTCGCTGTCGTGGGCCCTTCGAGGAGGCCCGATGCGGATGTGGACTACACCTTCGCGCAAGTCGCGGTCGGAGAGCCGTTGGTCCAGTACAAGGCGAATTGCGGAAACATCTCCTCCGCCATCGGGCCCTTCGCGGTCGACGAAGGGCTGGTCCGGCCCGACGGCACGGTCGCAAAGGTCCGGATTCATAATACGAATACGGGCAAGATCATCGTGGCCCAGTTCCCGATCGTCGATGGAAAGGCCGCTATCGAAGGCGATTTTCATTTGGACGGAGTGGCCGGAACGGGGGCTCCGATTCGGTTGTCCTTCTTGGAGCCCGGCGGAGCGGCGACCGGTCGGCTGCTGCCGACAGGCAATGTGCAGGATTTTCTCGAGATAGAGGGGGGCGGGCGGCTTGCCGTTTCACTGGTCGATGCGGCCAATCCCACCGTGTTCGTGGAAGCCGCAGCCTTGGGCTTCACGGGGGCTGAACATCCGGACGAGCTGGCGGGCGATCCGAAGGCGCTCGCGCTCTTCGAGGCGCTCCGGGTGGCGGCTGCCGTGAGAATGGGGATCGTCGCAGACGAGGATGAGGCGCGGACACGCACGCGAAATCTTCCCATTGTCTCGCTTCTCGCAGCCCCTGGGGAAGCCACGACTTTGAAAGGAAGCCGCTTGTCCGCGACCGACATGGACATCATGACCCGCATGATCTCGGCGGGGCAGCCTCATCGCGCAACCCCGCTGACCGCCGCCATGTGTCTTGCGGTGGCCGTGAGAATTAAAGGGACGATCGCGAGCCGGCTGGCGTCCTCGGATCCCGGGTCCGGGGCCGATATCCGGGTCGCCCACCCGTCCGGGGTCATCCCCGTTGCATCCGTGGTAGAGGCGAAGAATGGAGAAGCCTTCGCCCGAGAGGCGGTCGTCTACAGGACGGCTCGGCGCCTCATGGAAGGGGCCGTGCTTGTCCCAACACGCTTGATTCCCAAGTCGCCTGATGGCCCAGGCACCTGA
- the acnA gene encoding aconitate hydratase AcnA, whose product MMSLKASIRRTLDVGGQHIAYFDLKALAQNDLAHIGRMPFCLKILLENMVRNSGRNGISDQDVLALANWKPRSGQQAEVAFHPARVLMQDYTGVPGLVDLAAMRSAMQGLGDDASRVNPLIPVDLVIDHSLIVDEAGHAGAFNKNLAYEYQRNTERYRFLKWAQQAFNTLRVVPPGSGILHQVNLEHVASVVRVERHDGGIVAFPDTMVGTDSHSTMINALGVLGWGVGGIEAEAAMLGLPLAVSFQDVVGVRLTGRLRPGVTATDLVLTLTQRLRSVGVVDKLIEFTGPSLDELAVADRATIANMAPEYGSTCAFFPIDQATLDYLRLTGREESHVALIKAYCQAQGLWREAGAQEPDFNAIIPFDLGDVEPCAAGPRRPQDRVPLHRVPENFRTEMQVSVPQGSDGEIRDGAVVIAAITSCTNTSNPAVMIAAGLVARKAVALGLKVKPWVKTSLTPGSRVVGGYLEESGLQGDLDRLGFQVAGYGCATCGGNSGQLAPWVDEAVRDKNLVVCSVLSGNRNFEARIHPLARANYLMSPPLVVAYALTGRVTVDLTREPVGTTPEGRPVLLQEIWPTSTEIAEVLGRTLSPDLFRRSYAELFVGEGEWTALSGSTGGLFPWDQASTYIRCPPYFDGEPSGRTQSLHSLVGARPLLLLGDSITTDHISPVSDIPANSPAGRYLTEQGVSVRDFNAYGARRANHEVMVRGTFANIRLRNEMVPGIEGGFTRHQPSGDVMPVFEAAARYASDEVPLVVIAGKEYGTGSSRDWAAKGTRLLGVRVVIAESFERIHRANLASMGVLPLQLLNGVTRSTLGLDGTETFEIDDMVGQAQRGAVVECRIIRTDGSAITVPLKCRLDSESDVQVWRAGGILPFVLRRLLSHNEQS is encoded by the coding sequence ATGATGTCCCTGAAAGCAAGCATCCGTCGGACACTCGATGTCGGCGGGCAGCATATCGCGTATTTCGACCTGAAGGCGCTCGCGCAGAACGATCTTGCCCACATTGGGCGGATGCCGTTCTGCCTCAAGATCCTGCTGGAGAACATGGTCCGCAATTCCGGCCGGAACGGGATCTCGGACCAGGACGTGTTGGCGCTCGCCAACTGGAAACCTCGGTCCGGACAGCAGGCCGAGGTCGCGTTCCATCCCGCGCGCGTGCTGATGCAGGATTATACCGGGGTGCCGGGCCTCGTCGATCTCGCGGCCATGCGGAGCGCGATGCAGGGCCTCGGGGACGATGCGAGCCGCGTCAATCCGCTGATTCCCGTCGATCTTGTCATCGATCATTCCCTGATCGTCGACGAGGCCGGCCATGCCGGCGCCTTCAACAAGAACCTCGCGTATGAATACCAGCGCAACACGGAGCGATACCGCTTCCTGAAATGGGCCCAGCAGGCCTTCAATACATTGCGTGTGGTGCCGCCGGGCTCGGGCATCCTTCATCAGGTCAATCTCGAGCACGTCGCTTCCGTGGTCCGCGTCGAGCGGCATGACGGTGGAATCGTTGCCTTTCCCGACACGATGGTCGGCACGGACAGCCACAGCACGATGATCAATGCCCTGGGCGTTCTCGGCTGGGGCGTCGGCGGCATCGAGGCCGAGGCGGCCATGCTCGGGCTTCCTCTCGCGGTATCCTTTCAGGATGTCGTGGGGGTGAGGCTCACGGGCCGTCTCCGGCCAGGGGTGACTGCGACCGACCTCGTTCTCACGCTCACGCAGCGCCTGCGCTCCGTCGGCGTCGTCGACAAGCTGATCGAGTTTACCGGGCCGTCCCTGGACGAACTTGCCGTGGCCGACCGGGCGACGATCGCCAATATGGCGCCGGAATACGGATCGACCTGCGCATTCTTCCCCATCGACCAGGCGACCTTGGACTATCTCCGTCTGACGGGGCGGGAGGAGAGCCATGTCGCGCTCATCAAAGCCTATTGCCAGGCTCAGGGACTCTGGCGGGAGGCCGGCGCGCAGGAGCCGGATTTCAACGCGATCATTCCGTTCGACCTTGGCGATGTGGAGCCCTGCGCAGCGGGTCCGCGGCGACCGCAGGATCGCGTGCCGCTCCACCGGGTACCGGAGAATTTCCGGACCGAAATGCAGGTTTCCGTGCCGCAGGGATCCGATGGCGAAATCAGGGATGGCGCTGTCGTCATCGCGGCCATCACGAGCTGCACGAATACCTCCAACCCGGCCGTCATGATCGCGGCCGGTCTTGTGGCCAGGAAGGCAGTCGCGCTGGGGCTCAAGGTCAAGCCCTGGGTCAAGACCTCCTTGACGCCCGGATCCAGGGTCGTGGGCGGCTATCTCGAGGAGAGTGGTCTTCAGGGTGATCTCGATCGGCTCGGATTCCAGGTCGCCGGCTATGGCTGCGCCACATGCGGCGGCAATTCCGGCCAGCTCGCCCCTTGGGTCGACGAGGCGGTCCGCGACAAGAATCTCGTGGTGTGCTCCGTGCTTTCGGGAAACCGGAATTTCGAGGCCCGCATTCATCCTCTGGCCCGTGCGAATTATCTGATGTCGCCGCCTTTGGTCGTCGCCTATGCCCTGACAGGACGCGTGACGGTCGACTTGACCCGGGAGCCTGTCGGAACCACGCCCGAAGGCCGTCCGGTCCTGCTTCAAGAGATCTGGCCGACATCCACGGAGATCGCCGAAGTGCTCGGTCGCACCCTGTCGCCCGATCTGTTCCGCCGCTCCTATGCCGAGCTATTCGTCGGAGAGGGTGAATGGACCGCCCTGAGCGGGAGTACGGGAGGCCTGTTTCCATGGGACCAGGCGAGCACCTATATTCGCTGCCCACCCTATTTTGACGGGGAGCCGTCCGGGCGGACGCAATCCTTGCACAGTCTGGTGGGGGCCCGTCCGCTCCTGCTGCTCGGGGATAGCATTACGACCGATCACATCTCGCCCGTCTCGGACATTCCCGCCAATTCACCCGCGGGGCGCTACCTGACCGAGCAGGGGGTGTCTGTCCGTGACTTCAATGCCTATGGAGCACGGCGAGCCAACCACGAGGTGATGGTCCGGGGCACGTTCGCCAATATCCGCCTCCGCAACGAGATGGTTCCCGGAATCGAGGGCGGCTTCACGCGGCATCAGCCGAGCGGCGACGTCATGCCTGTTTTCGAGGCGGCCGCTCGCTATGCCTCCGATGAAGTGCCCCTCGTGGTGATCGCCGGCAAGGAATATGGAACGGGCTCGTCCCGCGACTGGGCCGCGAAAGGAACGAGGCTCCTCGGGGTCCGTGTCGTCATCGCGGAGAGCTTCGAGCGGATTCACCGGGCTAACCTTGCCAGCATGGGCGTTCTGCCTCTCCAATTATTGAATGGGGTGACGCGATCGACGCTCGGACTGGACGGCACCGAAACATTCGAGATCGACGATATGGTCGGCCAGGCGCAGCGCGGAGCCGTCGTGGAGTGCCGGATCATCCGGACGGACGGCTCGGCGATCACCGTGCCGTTGAAGTGCCGGTTGGACAGCGAGAGCGACGTACAGGTCTGGCGTGCGGGCGGTATCCTGCCCTTCGTGCTTCGCCGCTTGCTGAGCCACAACGAACAATCCTGA
- a CDS encoding Bug family tripartite tricarboxylate transporter substrate binding protein gives MPYSRRTILHTAVATVVATILSTAAIAQDKDFKILIPSGPGGGWDQTARAMQQALMQSGVAKGVQVTNVPGAAGAIGLAQFVNNTKGDPSQLMMSGSAMVSGILTNNAPVKLDQVTPIARLMAEYLAVVVPPDSPIKTAKDLMDRVKADPAKVTWGGGAAGGIDHVAVGLFTKLAGVDPGKMNYVAFSGGGEALAAILGGKVTAGISGYGEFESQIKAGKLRLVGITSASRIPEIDALTFKEQGVDLEVLNWRSVMAAPGITPDQKKDITTAIEAMAKSKEWQEILKQKNWADSYLPGDAFAKFLAEDQARTKEVLTSLGLVKS, from the coding sequence ATGCCCTACTCTCGCAGAACAATCCTGCACACCGCCGTTGCAACCGTCGTTGCAACGATCCTTTCGACTGCCGCCATTGCCCAAGACAAGGACTTCAAGATCCTGATCCCCAGCGGTCCGGGCGGAGGCTGGGATCAGACGGCACGCGCCATGCAGCAGGCCCTGATGCAATCGGGCGTCGCCAAGGGCGTGCAGGTCACGAACGTTCCGGGCGCAGCCGGAGCCATCGGCCTCGCTCAGTTCGTCAACAACACGAAAGGCGATCCCAGCCAGCTCATGATGAGCGGATCGGCCATGGTGAGCGGAATCCTGACGAACAATGCACCGGTCAAACTCGATCAGGTGACGCCGATCGCTCGCTTGATGGCCGAATACCTCGCTGTCGTGGTACCGCCGGATTCTCCGATCAAGACGGCGAAGGACCTGATGGATCGCGTGAAGGCCGATCCGGCTAAAGTCACCTGGGGCGGGGGAGCGGCAGGCGGGATCGATCATGTCGCCGTAGGCCTGTTCACGAAGCTCGCTGGAGTCGATCCGGGAAAAATGAATTATGTCGCCTTCTCGGGCGGCGGAGAGGCCCTCGCGGCGATCCTCGGCGGCAAGGTGACGGCCGGCATCTCCGGCTACGGCGAGTTCGAAAGCCAGATCAAGGCCGGCAAGTTGCGCCTGGTTGGAATTACGTCGGCCAGCCGCATTCCCGAGATCGATGCTCTGACTTTCAAGGAGCAGGGGGTCGATCTCGAAGTGCTGAACTGGCGTTCGGTAATGGCGGCGCCAGGAATTACACCCGACCAGAAAAAGGACATCACGACGGCCATCGAGGCGATGGCGAAATCGAAGGAATGGCAGGAGATTCTCAAGCAGAAGAACTGGGCCGATTCCTATCTGCCGGGCGACGCCTTCGCCAAATTCCTGGCGGAGGATCAGGCGCGTACCAAGGAGGTTCTGACCTCCCTGGGACTTGTCAAATCATAG
- the prpB gene encoding methylisocitrate lyase produces MPYLVAKDLPTTNAGDRFRELLGRPEILQIPGAYNGLAALQAKAAGFGALYLSGAAMSASMGLPDLGIITVDEVCFFIRQIARSSGLPILVDGDTGYGEVLNVMHMVRSFEDAGAAAVHIEDQILPKKCGHLNDKKLASPQDMAAKVAAAAKARRHLYIIARTDAAASEGLEGAVARAKLYLEAGADAIFPEALHDAEMFREFARRVNAPLLANMTEFGKTPFFSANEFQDMGYRMVIWPVSALRVAAKAHEELYEAIVRDGGTQTMLERMQTRKELYRTIAYHEYEALDDSIVRTLTPEGMPDRTNGH; encoded by the coding sequence ATGCCGTATCTCGTTGCAAAAGACCTTCCCACGACCAACGCCGGAGATCGGTTCCGTGAGTTGCTGGGCCGCCCCGAAATCCTGCAGATCCCGGGAGCCTACAACGGTCTGGCGGCGCTCCAGGCCAAGGCAGCGGGATTTGGGGCGCTCTATCTGTCGGGGGCGGCGATGAGTGCATCGATGGGGCTGCCGGATCTGGGCATCATCACGGTCGACGAGGTCTGCTTCTTCATCCGGCAGATCGCCCGTTCGTCCGGTCTGCCGATCCTCGTGGACGGCGACACGGGGTACGGCGAGGTCCTCAATGTCATGCACATGGTCCGCAGTTTCGAGGATGCGGGCGCCGCCGCTGTCCATATCGAGGATCAGATTCTGCCCAAGAAATGCGGGCATCTGAACGACAAGAAGTTGGCCTCACCGCAGGACATGGCTGCCAAAGTCGCCGCCGCCGCGAAAGCGCGCCGACATCTCTATATCATTGCGCGGACGGATGCGGCTGCGAGCGAAGGGCTTGAGGGCGCTGTCGCGCGTGCGAAGCTCTATCTCGAGGCGGGCGCTGACGCGATCTTCCCCGAGGCCCTTCACGATGCCGAGATGTTTCGGGAGTTCGCAAGACGTGTGAATGCCCCGTTGCTGGCGAACATGACCGAATTCGGAAAAACGCCGTTCTTCAGCGCGAACGAGTTTCAGGACATGGGATATCGTATGGTTATCTGGCCTGTCAGCGCCCTCCGGGTGGCCGCAAAGGCGCACGAAGAACTGTACGAAGCCATTGTCCGTGATGGCGGCACGCAGACCATGCTGGAGCGCATGCAAACCCGTAAGGAGCTCTACCGGACGATCGCCTATCACGAATACGAGGCTCTGGATGACAGCATTGTCCGCACACTGACGCCGGAGGGCATGCCGGACCGCACGAACGGTCATTAG
- a CDS encoding NAD(P)(+) transhydrogenase (Re/Si-specific) subunit beta, which produces MSVGIVSAAYVAAAILFILSLGGLSGQESAKRAVWYGMAGMALAVGATVFGPGVGHYAVIAVMLVIGSGLGWYVAKRVEMTEMPQLVAALHSFVGLAAVFIGFNAELELQRVLALDEAARQTLTGFAGVLAHKTGVEIAILKVEVFLGVFIGAVTFTGSVIAFGKLAGQVSGKAKKLPGGHGLNAGAALLSLILLAMYVQGAGIWTLVAMTLLAFFIGYHLIMGIGGADMPVVVSMLNSYSGWAAAAIGFTLGNDLLIVTGALVGSSGAILSYIMCKAMNRSFISVILGGFGTTAGPVMAIAGEQIAIDADGVAAALEEADSIVIVPGYGMAVAQAQQSVSELTRRLRAKGKEVRFAIHPVAGRLPGHMNVLLAEAKVPYDIVLEMDEINDDFAATDVVIVIGSNDIVNPAAQEDPNSPIAGMPVLEVWKAKQVFVSKRGQGTGYSGIENPLFYKDNTRMFYGDAKASIDQLVQAI; this is translated from the coding sequence ATGAGCGTTGGAATCGTCTCCGCGGCCTATGTGGCGGCCGCTATCCTGTTCATCCTGTCGCTCGGAGGCCTCTCGGGCCAAGAGAGCGCCAAGCGGGCCGTCTGGTACGGCATGGCCGGCATGGCGCTGGCGGTGGGCGCAACCGTATTCGGTCCGGGCGTCGGCCATTATGCCGTCATCGCCGTCATGCTGGTGATCGGCTCGGGCCTGGGCTGGTACGTGGCGAAACGGGTCGAGATGACCGAGATGCCGCAGCTGGTGGCGGCGCTGCATTCCTTCGTCGGTCTCGCGGCCGTGTTCATCGGCTTCAACGCCGAGCTCGAACTGCAGCGCGTGCTCGCCCTGGACGAGGCCGCGCGGCAGACGCTCACGGGCTTTGCCGGGGTGCTCGCGCACAAGACCGGGGTCGAGATCGCGATCCTCAAGGTCGAGGTGTTCCTCGGCGTGTTCATCGGCGCGGTGACGTTCACCGGCTCCGTGATCGCCTTCGGCAAGCTTGCCGGCCAGGTGAGCGGCAAGGCGAAGAAGCTGCCCGGCGGGCACGGGCTCAATGCAGGCGCAGCGCTGCTCTCGCTGATCCTTCTGGCGATGTACGTGCAGGGGGCCGGCATCTGGACGCTGGTGGCGATGACGCTTCTGGCGTTCTTCATCGGCTATCATCTGATCATGGGAATCGGCGGGGCCGACATGCCCGTGGTGGTCTCGATGCTCAACAGCTACTCGGGCTGGGCGGCCGCGGCCATCGGTTTCACCCTCGGCAACGATCTGCTGATCGTCACGGGCGCGCTGGTCGGCTCCTCGGGTGCCATCCTGAGCTACATCATGTGCAAGGCGATGAACCGAAGCTTCATCAGCGTGATCCTCGGCGGGTTCGGCACCACCGCCGGCCCGGTCATGGCGATCGCCGGCGAGCAGATCGCCATCGATGCCGACGGAGTGGCGGCGGCGCTCGAGGAGGCGGACAGCATCGTGATCGTGCCGGGCTACGGCATGGCGGTTGCGCAGGCCCAGCAATCGGTGTCGGAATTGACGCGCCGCCTGCGAGCCAAGGGCAAAGAGGTGCGGTTCGCCATTCATCCCGTCGCCGGTCGCCTGCCGGGACACATGAACGTGCTGCTCGCCGAAGCCAAGGTTCCTTATGACATCGTGCTGGAGATGGACGAGATCAACGACGACTTTGCCGCGACGGACGTGGTGATCGTCATCGGCTCGAACGACATCGTGAACCCGGCCGCCCAGGAGGATCCGAACAGCCCGATCGCCGGGATGCCGGTTCTCGAGGTCTGGAAGGCCAAGCAGGTCTTCGTGTCGAAGCGCGGGCAGGGGACGGGCTATTCCGGAATCGAGAACCCGCTCTTCTACAAGGACAACACCCGCATGTTCTACGGCGACGCCAAGGCCAGCATCGATCAGCTCGTGCAGGCCATCTGA
- a CDS encoding GntR family transcriptional regulator: MSGEPSNDVDERLTTADRILNQLSDAILRGQLQPGEKLSEPELARQLGTSRAPLREAISRLEERKLVTRAPHVGARVIELTPEKIQEIFVVREALEGMAAREAAIRISDAEIEQLRLILARHEAHLDESTFNIEDLQGDPDDDFHLFIVKCSRNETLINLLCGEYYNLIRLCRRRQRRIAGRVRRAFVEHRRIADALADRDAELAELTMRRHIAAARAGLSVSAAPGAASGASSSTSKHKPQR, translated from the coding sequence ATGTCAGGAGAGCCATCAAACGATGTGGATGAGAGGCTGACCACGGCCGACCGCATCCTGAACCAGCTCAGCGACGCCATCTTGCGGGGGCAGCTCCAGCCGGGCGAGAAGCTGAGCGAGCCGGAGCTGGCGCGACAGCTCGGGACCAGCAGGGCTCCTCTCCGGGAGGCCATCAGCCGTCTGGAGGAACGGAAGCTCGTGACACGCGCCCCGCATGTCGGCGCACGTGTGATCGAGCTGACGCCCGAGAAGATCCAGGAGATCTTCGTGGTGCGCGAGGCGCTTGAAGGAATGGCCGCGCGGGAAGCGGCAATCCGGATCAGCGACGCCGAGATCGAGCAGTTGCGGCTTATCCTGGCCCGGCATGAGGCCCATCTCGACGAAAGCACCTTCAATATCGAGGATCTTCAGGGTGATCCCGACGACGATTTTCATCTTTTCATCGTCAAGTGCAGCCGCAACGAGACCCTCATCAATCTGCTCTGCGGCGAGTATTACAATCTCATCCGACTGTGCCGCCGTCGGCAGAGGCGAATTGCCGGGCGCGTGCGGCGCGCCTTCGTCGAACACCGCCGGATCGCGGACGCCCTGGCGGATCGCGACGCAGAACTGGCCGAACTGACCATGCGTCGTCATATCGCCGCCGCGAGGGCGGGCTTGTCGGTCAGCGCCGCGCCCGGGGCGGCCTCAGGCGCCTCCTCAAGCACGTCGAAGCACAAGCCGCAGCGATAA
- a CDS encoding magnesium transporter CorA family protein, whose product MRHDQHNVGEDHESTRSASVHAYLYDADGHDREVALDGLCIRDLGERNLLWVDVGTRDRQVLEPLVGLFDLKRDSLRELLHPQDDLYLDNYGEYFQFDVVALSPVGESGHEAWLPRHRAVHLEFLVGPRWIMTVHDGDLPFLRAFREQDKGETLIGALSPPALVASLLDWHLTAYFDALTALEAFLDHLDETMLTRAAKRSLLPGVVEVRRRVSRLRRLLASHRLVFYGLSRPDFAHVVESDASSHYRSLERRFERAVDAVDHARDLVNGSFDLLTTRTAEATNDLVRRLTFVTLLLGVFSAIAGIFGMNFEIPYWHWGAEGFWGVISALVSVSIGVTVVARRRNWI is encoded by the coding sequence ATGCGGCACGACCAGCACAACGTCGGGGAAGATCATGAAAGCACGCGATCGGCCTCTGTTCATGCCTATCTGTACGATGCGGACGGCCACGATCGCGAGGTGGCGCTCGACGGGCTGTGCATCCGGGACCTCGGCGAGCGCAACCTGCTCTGGGTCGATGTCGGCACTCGGGACCGTCAGGTTCTCGAGCCTCTGGTCGGGCTGTTCGATCTCAAGAGGGATTCGCTTCGCGAGTTGCTGCACCCGCAGGACGACCTCTATCTCGACAACTATGGGGAGTATTTCCAGTTCGACGTCGTGGCGCTCAGCCCGGTAGGCGAGAGTGGGCATGAGGCATGGCTGCCGAGGCACCGGGCCGTGCACCTGGAATTTCTCGTCGGGCCACGATGGATCATGACTGTCCATGACGGAGACCTGCCGTTCCTGCGAGCCTTTCGCGAACAGGACAAGGGCGAAACCCTGATCGGTGCCTTAAGCCCGCCGGCCCTTGTGGCATCGCTCCTCGATTGGCATCTCACCGCCTATTTCGATGCCCTTACCGCCCTCGAGGCCTTCCTCGACCACCTGGATGAGACTATGCTCACCCGTGCCGCCAAGCGCAGTCTTCTGCCGGGCGTCGTCGAGGTGCGCCGGCGCGTGTCGCGACTCCGACGGCTGCTCGCGTCGCACCGTCTTGTGTTCTATGGCCTGTCCCGGCCCGACTTCGCCCATGTGGTGGAATCGGACGCATCCTCGCATTATCGCTCCTTGGAGCGACGTTTCGAGCGCGCGGTGGACGCGGTCGATCATGCCCGGGATCTCGTCAACGGGTCCTTCGATCTCCTCACCACACGCACAGCCGAGGCGACCAACGACCTGGTGCGCCGTCTCACCTTCGTCACCCTCCTGCTGGGCGTGTTCAGCGCCATCGCGGGCATTTTCGGGATGAATTTCGAGATCCCGTATTGGCATTGGGGAGCGGAGGGCTTCTGGGGAGTGATCTCGGCCCTGGTATCCGTGAGCATCGGCGTGACCGTGGTCGCCCGGCGCAGAAACTGGATTTAA
- a CDS encoding FMN-binding glutamate synthase family protein, whose protein sequence is MVKTILSYQRYAVFAAAGLVTLASLVGATVYSPWLFIVAAVSGALFALGIHDLRQRRHSILRNYPTVGHLRFLLESFRPEIRQYIIESDRDEVPFSRQDRGLVYQRAKGVEDKRPFGTIENVYSSGYAWLTHSATPVTIADTDFRVRIGGSACKRPYNGSLYNISAMSFGSLSASAILALNTGARKGGFAHDTGEGGISRYHRQGGGDLIYQVASGYFGCRNDDGSFSPEKFAELAADPQIKMIELKLSQGAKPGHGGMLPASKISQEIAEARGIPMGVDCVSPAAHSTFSTPIGLMRFIGQLRELSGGKPVGFKLCIGHRREFMSMVKAMLKTGIIPDFIVVDGAEGGTGAAPVEFANRVGMPMLEGLTFVHNTLRGAGIRHEVKIGAAGKIVSAFDIARTLALGADWCNAARGFMFAIGCIQAQSCHTNKCPVGIATQDPIRQRAIDVGDKSDRVARFHRNTMHALGEIAGAAGLSNPSDFMPYHFMFRQKENEFLDGNEAYPYLPEGFLVSGQEIPELADWYGRWDRAKAESFAPPEIPHGPFQRRKAA, encoded by the coding sequence ATGGTGAAGACTATCCTCTCATACCAGCGCTATGCCGTGTTTGCGGCTGCCGGCCTCGTGACGCTCGCCTCGCTCGTCGGAGCAACGGTCTACAGCCCATGGCTGTTCATCGTCGCAGCGGTTTCTGGGGCGTTGTTCGCTTTAGGCATTCACGATCTGCGTCAGCGCCGCCATTCGATCTTGCGAAACTATCCGACGGTCGGGCACCTGCGCTTCCTGCTCGAGAGCTTCCGGCCGGAGATCAGGCAATACATTATCGAGAGCGATCGTGACGAGGTGCCGTTCAGCCGTCAGGATCGCGGCCTCGTCTATCAGCGGGCGAAGGGCGTTGAAGACAAGCGCCCCTTCGGGACGATCGAGAATGTCTATAGCTCCGGCTATGCGTGGCTCACCCACTCGGCCACGCCTGTTACGATTGCCGACACGGATTTTCGGGTGCGCATCGGCGGTTCTGCCTGTAAACGGCCGTACAATGGCAGTTTATACAATATTTCGGCGATGAGCTTCGGGTCGCTGTCGGCGAGCGCCATTCTCGCGCTCAACACCGGTGCGAGAAAGGGCGGTTTTGCCCATGATACGGGTGAGGGCGGGATCAGCCGCTATCACCGGCAGGGCGGCGGCGACCTGATCTACCAGGTGGCCTCCGGCTATTTCGGCTGCCGCAACGACGATGGCAGCTTCTCGCCCGAGAAGTTCGCCGAGCTTGCCGCCGATCCTCAGATCAAGATGATCGAGCTGAAGCTGAGCCAAGGGGCGAAGCCCGGCCATGGCGGCATGCTCCCCGCTTCGAAAATCTCCCAGGAGATCGCCGAAGCGCGTGGGATCCCGATGGGCGTGGACTGCGTCTCGCCGGCTGCTCATAGCACCTTCTCGACACCGATCGGCCTCATGAGGTTTATCGGCCAATTGCGGGAGCTTTCCGGCGGCAAACCGGTCGGTTTCAAGCTGTGTATCGGGCATCGCCGCGAATTCATGAGTATGGTCAAGGCCATGCTCAAAACCGGCATCATTCCCGATTTCATCGTCGTAGACGGGGCCGAGGGCGGAACGGGCGCCGCTCCGGTCGAATTCGCCAATCGCGTCGGCATGCCGATGCTCGAGGGGCTGACTTTCGTGCACAATACGCTGCGCGGCGCCGGGATACGGCACGAAGTCAAGATCGGCGCCGCCGGCAAGATCGTCTCGGCCTTCGATATTGCCCGGACCCTGGCGCTTGGCGCCGACTGGTGCAATGCCGCGCGCGGCTTCATGTTCGCCATAGGCTGCATCCAGGCGCAGTCCTGCCATACCAACAAATGCCCTGTCGGCATCGCGACGCAGGATCCCATCCGCCAGCGCGCGATCGATGTCGGCGACAAGAGCGACCGGGTGGCTCGCTTTCACCGCAATACGATGCATGCATTGGGCGAGATCGCGGGGGCTGCCGGCTTGAGCAATCCCAGCGACTTCATGCCGTATCACTTCATGTTCCGGCAAAAGGAAAACGAGTTTCTCGACGGTAACGAAGCCTATCCCTACCTGCCGGAAGGATTCCTTGTTTCAGGCCAGGAAATCCCCGAACTGGCCGACTGGTATGGACGGTGGGATCGGGCGAAGGCCGAGAGCTTCGCTCCGCCGGAAATTCCGCATGGGCCCTTCCAGCGACGGAAAGCCGCCTGA